The DNA window AAGTCAGTTTGAGTTGTATCGTGAAAAAACGACCTCTCAGGCAAGGCTTGGCTTATGGCGTTTTAAACATGAATTAAAAAGAGAAGCGAGTAAATGAGTATTACGGCCATTTATCCCGGAACCTTTGATCCGATTACCTGCGGTCATTCTGACTTGATTAAACGCGCGGCGCAGTTTTATGACCGCTTGATTATTGCGGTTGCTAATAATCGTAACAAAACGCCGTTGTTTAGCTTGGAAGAACGAATCCATTTGGCACAGATTGCCTGTGAGGGTTATCCAAATGTTGAGGTAATTGGTTTTGATTGTTTATTGGTGGAGTTTGTTAAACAGCAGCAGGGTCAGGTTATTTTAAGGGGCTTGCGGGCAGTATCAGATTTTGAGTATGAATTTCAATTGGCGTCGATGAACCGCAAATTAGCGCCCAATGTTGAAACCATGTTTATGACTCCGGCAGAACAGTTTAGTTATATTTCATCGAGTTTAGTTAGAGAGATTGCCGCTTTACAAGGCGATATTTCCGAATTTGTTCATCCGGAAGTAGCCAGTGCGATTCAAGCGAAGTTTGCTTGAATCGCTGAGAAATTAATGATTACAGCCAGCGCACCTGGCCGGCTTTTTTGATCCCTGACAGAATCAGTGTCGGCAGCGCAGAAAGCGCGATCACCATCAGCAGATGTTCAATGCCTACCGAGGTGGTGCCCAGTACTAATTGTCCATAAGGCCAATAGACCATTGCAATCGATAAGGCTCCCGATCCGGCAACCGCCCATAGCAGTGCAACATTACTAAAAGGGTTGCGGTCATACAGGGTGGTGAAGGTTCTGGCGTCAAAAATATGGAATAGCTGACCAAAAATTAAGGTCATAAACGCTAGGGTTTGTGCATACTCTAGGCTGAAGCCTTGATCAATCGCATATTTAAAAACGCCATAGGTGAGCGCACCAAGTACTAGCCCGCGAATCACAATACGGTGGCTCAAATGGTTGGCAAAAAAGCTTTCATTCGAAGGCCGAGGTTTACGTTTCATGACATCGCTTTCTGCGCCATCAATCCCCAAGGCCAATGCCGGAATACCATCGCTAACCAGGTTAACCCAAAGAATCATCAATGGCGCAAGGGTGAGTAGTACCACCAGATTACCTGCGTCATCAAAAGTTGACGAGATG is part of the Thiomicrospira microaerophila genome and encodes:
- the coaD gene encoding pantetheine-phosphate adenylyltransferase, giving the protein MSITAIYPGTFDPITCGHSDLIKRAAQFYDRLIIAVANNRNKTPLFSLEERIHLAQIACEGYPNVEVIGFDCLLVEFVKQQQGQVILRGLRAVSDFEYEFQLASMNRKLAPNVETMFMTPAEQFSYISSSLVREIAALQGDISEFVHPEVASAIQAKFA